The sequence below is a genomic window from Lolium perenne isolate Kyuss_39 chromosome 7, Kyuss_2.0, whole genome shotgun sequence.
CCTTCCACTTCTCACACTTCTCGATGCGGGCGAAGACGTTGAGGTACTTGAACGTCTGGCCGTCGGTGTCTTCCCGCCGCATCTGCAAATACACGCCGGTGAATCAAGATTAAACCTCGGCGATCCATGGTCGACGGAGGAGCCACGGCAAGTGAGCATACCTTGTCTTCAAAGTCGGGACCGCTCACCGCGCGTTCGTCGATCTCCTCATGTATGCCGTGCCACTTGTTGCACGCCACCTgaatgatcccccaatgggtgccCATTGCCTTGTCGCCGCGTACTATCATCGTCTTGTTGAAGTATGGATCGACGATTTTGCGCTCGTCGAACGTCAACTTGACCGGCTGCCAATACGTCTCGAAGTTTTGATTGGAGCCGGTGATGTTTTTCATGGAAACGGtcttccaagcttcggcgaggcactcctcttctttTCCCGTCCATTTGATCCGCGGCTCGGCCGGCGGCGAgtttttcttcctcctcttcttccccttGGTCGACGCCGCACTGGGTTCATGCGTGTCCTCTTCGTCGACGTCTTGGTTGAGGTCAGCCTGttcatcttcttcgtcgacgTCTTGGGTACCGTCGTTTTGATCGTCAACGGCACCCCGTGACGCGATGGCTTCCGTCGCCCTTGCCTCCTCTTGTGTGAAGAAACCCGGGCTCGACGCGGCGGCCATGGATCCTGACGTGATCATCTCGTGCATCACTAGGTCAttcggcggcggcatcccggggTTGGAGAAGGAGAGCGGCCCACGGCGCAGGGCAGGCGAGATGCCCTTGTACATCGCACCGTCGTACGCCGGCGGTGACGGCGTAAACCCCGCCATGCCGGCGGCGTAGGTGTCCTGGAACATGGCCGTGGCCGGTGATGCCGGCGAGAAGGTGGAAGGAGAGCCGATCGTACCTTGGGTCGGCCATGGGCCGGGGAATTGGCCAACgcgcggctgggagaagttcatgGAGACCAGCCTCGCCTGTTCGTTCGCCGCCACCACCTTCTTCGCGTTAagcttcttctccctctccgtCCTGCCACGATTTCGTTCCGCCACCGCTCCACATCCGCCGCCCACTGCGCGTTTGTCCGGCCCGGTGGCCTCTCTTTGGCGCTCTCGGCTTCCTCGCCTTTGGCGCGccatcggcggcgagcttcttcggtggcatggtggtggaagggaagaggaggagcTGCAACTGTGGGGGAGAATGGCGATAGCTCCTCCGAAATTCGGCGGGGAAAATGGTTCTATGCGGCGCATTTTGGAGGGAAAACGAAGTAAATGGAGGGGACTACCCGTTCTGTCACCGACAACGCGGACCCGCTCGACGTTTCGCGCGTTTTTGTTTTGTCCGAAGTCCCCGACCGGGCATAGGGAAGCCGGGGATAGCCTGGGCTCTTCGGATGAATTAAAGGTCAAATCTGAGGGAAAACGAGAAGCCGGGGGCGCGGCTAGACCAAATAACGCTGTCCGGATGTAAAAAAGGGTTATCGGTGGCCTCGTCGGGGAAacgggctggagatgctcttaggaagAGATGGGAGAGACCGGCACGGGGGGAGGCCAAGGTGCAGCGACAGGCATGGCCTTACGTGACCACAATGCTGACGTGATCTTTACAGCTTGCCGCGAGCTCCGTCAATGCCAAGATGCTACTGAAGCGGAGGTGATGGCCATCAAGGAGGGTCTGCGAGACTAGTCCTGAACTGGACGCCTCTGAATTTCACAGTCGAATCGGACTGTACCAAAGCTGTGGAGCTGATTAAGGAGAGCACTCCAAACACCTCAGCTTTTGCGTTCGGAATAAATTTAGTTCGAGATTTTCTTAGGGAAAGAGACGTTAGGATAGCGAAGATTAGCCGAGAGGCTAATACAGTGAGCCACGAGGCAACTAGGTAGAGCACAACATAGAACTGAGCTCTGGTTGAGAGCAGCAGCACCGAAAATCGCTAACGCGATTACGTTGGATTGTAACATGTTTATGGAATATTTCTTGCCCCCGCAAAAAAGGCCCACTACTCGCCACCAGTTGCATCCACCACACCCGGAAGAGGCTCTATGGAGCGGGGACGACATCAGGTAGCCAGACACCATATTGGGTCGCGCCGAACCGAAACGGCCTTTACAGCCCGCGGCGTCTGTCATGGCTCAAACAGCTTTGGGATACTTTGGATGCTCTAAGATGGAATCGCGCTTGATGTGCGGGGCGGACGGCGCGGACTCGCCTGCCAGGTTTTGACGTTTCTAGGGCGCCTTGGACATAGATTTCTACACATGAAAGGGAACTGAGACAAAAGAAAGTACAGTCAATTACAGTTCCCTTTTTAATGCAATTTGCCAGATGAATTCCATAACCTTGTCGTTTTGAAAACGAACCCTGGTAACTGAAGATAGAGAAATCCTAAGGATTTTCCATAAAGAGAATAGACAGGAATTAGAAAGAAAGATAAATAGACAGTGATAACTTTTATGTAAAAGCAAGTGTATAGCCATCCTGGCGATAAAGAAATTTCCTCAAGATGGCTTTTAGCCACTTGCGGATATTTTGATCCTATATCTTCAGTTGGCTGCGTTTAAGTGATTGTACCGGACTCCCAATGGACTGTAACTTCTTTCTCTCTGCACTGGAACTCTAGGTACCTAGAAGAACTCAAATATTGTAGGACATCAATCAACCGTGAATGCTAATTAACTTGAGTAACATGCACTTTGGAAAGCTAATTCCAAAACATACTACATTTCAGAACGAAGGCAGTACAAAATTTATCATGTCAGGGAGCTGGAGAGTAAAGCTTCTCCAGTATTGATCAAGTGCTGGAGGAAGCAATCCAACAGAATGAGGTCAAGACCAATGGCAGGACCCCATTAACTGAGCAATAAAGTCTTCAAGTTGCTGAATGTCGGTCTCAAAAATCCCTATGGACAGTAAATAGTGGAAAAAAAACATATGTATAAGTAATTTGCCAAATTTCGTAGTTGACTATGCTAAAAGAGCATATGGATTAGGCAATACTGATTTTCAAGATAAAGACGGCATACTTAGAATAATCTAATGCAAGAGGTTTAAATCCCATATACATATTATCTATTACAGATGTTAGAAACCACTACTAATTAGTGTTAAATCTTTTTTAAACTGGTTAAGGCCAGTAACTCATATATACTATAAATTATGTCACTGCCTGCATGAATAACATGATAATAACTATTCCTGAAGCCAGAGTGCAAAAACAAAAGTACCACTTAAGAATCAACTGACAACTCCAACTATGCAGCTTCAGATGACCACTTCAAGAGTATAGACTCATTGCACCTATCGTCAGCGCCAATTACAGAATCGTAACAACCATAACAATGGGGAACATCGCAATCAATGCAGTAATTTGAAGGGCAAAATATGTGGTTCACATCTATAGATGCACAGGCTATATTACAAATCGTTTTGTTCTTCCACTGTTATGTGTTGCACAGTTCCTTCTCTTCAGGCTCATTCACACTTGCCTCCACTGATGCTCCCGTCTTTATTCCACTATTGTAATGCTGAAACATAAATCTTGACTTTATTAACACAAAATACACAAATATGATATAACTGCTTAAAAAGCTAAATCTTGGAATTGGCATCTTATAAAAAAACCTAATTACGATTCTCAATAGTACTTTCCAGTGATAATTTTAAGGTTCCAATGCAGGCAACAATATTACTTTAGATTGTCATCTTAGGTTCACTCAATGGTCTCGATTTACTATTACTTATGCAATCGGTGAAAAACAAAAATAATCAGGTTGAACAATTCATCACAAATACAACTAGTTGCACAACAATCAGTGCATCCATCTCTCTCTATTCTCAAACATTACCAAGCAATAAGCTTATTATGTAAACATAATAGGACGGTCAGATAAAGGGTTTACCTTTAACACTATCACATTTATTCTTCATTTCCTTTTCAGATCGTTGCGTCTTTTATTAAAAGCTTCAATCCTTCTCAACAGATCCTGTTTAGATTCAGGTGTAATCCTGCAACCATTCCTTACAACCATGTGTTTTACCGCAGAATCCGCCCTCCCAGAGAGCACCTTGTTGCAAGATACGCAGTAGAACGAGTCTGTCTTGCCTTCTCGCTCTACCGGCGCGGCAAAACCTTCCCATACAGGATGTGGGCTAAAAAATGCAAGTGGATTTATCCCCTTTACATGTTCAGGAGGTTTATTGAGTTCCCAATACCTTGAACCACATGGAATCTTCTCATAGACAGGATCAGGACTGGATGTACATCCTAGCATTGCACACAGAAAATTATGGTTACTTGATTAGTGGATTGAAAAGTGTCCATATAGAAGTAGCAGAATAATTGACTGAATACAATTGTCAAAACATAAACTAATCATCTTTGACTGCGTAAACATCATGGCAAATGTTTATACTTCTAACATTATTCACCTTATGCGGTAAATAGATTGGAAACCAGGAAAGTACGTTTGGCCTAATACAATCCTACGCAGATACAATGTATCTCAATGATTAGCATACACCAAGGTCAAATTGAAATATAACTTGGCAACAAAATGCAAGATTGAatatatcatttacatatggcccTAAACCATGAACTGGCATACGATGTTTGGGAAATTAACGTGATCAGAAATTTCAACGGATTTGACAGCCGTTATGGAAGGTTTGTCTGCACAGGATTTTGAGAACACCTAGGCTTCTACCAAGCATCACATCACGTATGGACATCAAGAACTGCCAGAGAGAGGCAGTGTCTGCTTTCATGTGGAAGCAGGTTCAGTTAGTGTGTAGTTTCCCTATTTACCGTTTCTCCTTATGTTGTTATTTTTTGTCAAGTTATTCAAATATTTATTTAGACATATAAAGTTTGGCTGAAAAAAGCTGGAACATGGGTTACAGACAAAATTAATCCATTGACAATGAACTTAACTAGATACTCAAAATTTAGAGCATATAATATGTAGCTGAAGTCTGAGACTTATGCACATCTTAAACATGCAATCAAGATGAAAAACTGTGATAAATAGATTAACACTCTGCTTTTGACATCATACCATGAGCCATGAGATCCTTATCAGTTGACTGGCACATAGATAATCCAATCGCAAGTTCCCGACAATCTTCTGGTTTCATCTTCAGCAAAGAGGGTGCGCTGCAGTTTGTATCAAATGCATTAGAAAATAATTATCTTGTGTTTCATATTCCTGTAAAGTGGAACAATATAAAAACTATGTTTCTATCCTATGTCTGGCGGTGATTGCTAACAACTATGCCCCATGTTGAACATTGACCATGTCTAAAAAACACAATATAATTATGAATGGAGGGAACAAAAATTACATGCAGCTAACGAAAACGTAAAATCTAACACAGCATGGTTCTGGCCTAAAATTGCAGTTTTACAAACAGGTGCAAGACTGACGAGATATTTTTCAAATAGTAATTAATACTCGGGAGTTCAGAGTTTCAGTCTATTGGCACCCGAGACCAGAAGGTAAACGAGATTCAAGGTATACCTTTTTGGACAACTTGAACTTGAGTAAGCTGCACCATTGCTCGAGGTTCTTTCCTTTGCTTTCAACTGCTCCACAGAAACAGGAAAAAAAAATTAAGAGCCCCATTATAAGTTCATGATACAATGCAAACATGACACATACTTCAACATACGTTGCAAACGTGAAACATGCCAATAGGACTGAATCTGTGGCCATACCTTAGGCAACGTGCACTCCCTGCAATGGCAATTGCAGAGTGGAGTCATCAATGTGACCCCTTGCTGTTCTCGGCCATAGAGGCTGGTGCTCCAGATTCATAAACCTTGACATCAGATGGGAGTCGGCTGCAATATTGCCCGTTAGTGGCCACAACTAGGAAATAGTACTAGTTTCCTTTGCAAATGACATCTTGTCAAGGGGAAAAAATGTGAACAGGGAGCTACTATTGATATATACAAGTGGAATATTTTCTCCAACATTTAGCATGTGAACAAGCTAATTCTCCAGGTTACTGCTATGGAGGGTTGTGAACAAATCTTAACTAATGTTTCACTAAAGATGGCACCACTATTATGCTAAATTAATCCCCAAGAATGTCATACACACAAACAGCAGAATCTGACAAGGAATCAGCAAATTCAAAGAAACACCAAACATTGGACCAAGAAGGCAAGAAGTACCTTCGAAATTCCGATTGAACATGATTGCAGGTTTCCTTCTTGGCCTGGTGCACTTTCAACTGCCCCTGGGGAATCACGAAACTCGAGAGATTAACAGCACATCGGACAAGCAAGACTAAAAAGTGAAACAAGAGTTCTTGTCCAGGAGAGTGGACGGAATCCCTTCTTACAATGTAGGTGCCCAACGCAGAGCGCACACCGAGCTGTTCCGGCCGATGTATGATGGTGGGGCTACTGGGAGGCGTCGGCAAACAGCGCCCCAGCCCTGGAGAGgtagcggcggcagcggcggcgaaaTTGGTGCAGAGGATCTTGGCTTCGGGGCTTGGCCAGGACGGCGTGGGCGAAGGGATGGCGGCGATCGCCTTGCGATCCTGGTAGAATCCAAGGTCGACGCGTGAGCGCCACCGTTTCCGGTTGGGGGCTGCAAGAGCACAAAATCTTGCGGGGGGAGAGGAAATACCGGCGGGGGCGGCAGAGAAGAGCGCCGCGCAACGCCGTAGGCGGCCGCGGCGAAGGACTTGGTGGGCAGAGCGCCCTCGAAGCTTGTTGGGCGGGGCGAGACATCGCCGGCGGCGTCGCTCGGCTCGTCGGCGGGGGAGCGGCTCTGTTGGTGGCCAGGTTCAGTTTCTTGGCCCAGGCCTTTGGGGAGGACAGCCATCGTGGTCGTGCCCTCGTGTCGTGTGTCGTGGCACAGAGGGATTCAATTGTTAATGCGTGTAAAGTGAGGGACTCTACAGAAATTGTGATTATAGGTGGTTATTTATACAGAGAAGGGGAGGGAAAAAAAGGTTTCACTGTTTCTGGTTGGGCTTGGGGATGGGAATCGAGTTGGGCTCGGCGGAATGGGTGGACCGGACTCGAATCGAATAGGACAGCCCAAACTACAAATTGTTTCCAATTGAAAATGTGCTCGTTTGTGAGATACATTATTGGCTACTATGATTTATTTTTTCACaattttttgaaactttgaatAAAGGGATCACTGGTATCCATCCATGTGCTCCAAATCTCTGTCTCTAGCAATTTCCCTATAGTAGATATATATGGTGATGCAAAAAAATTTTTTTGCAGCTGCCCAAATTTTGAGCCCAATGTGCTGTAAATATGCATCGCTAAGTGGTTGCTCCAGAGGTTGCATACGCCGAAAAGTGATGCACTCCCGCCTCCAGGAAACGAGCACACCACGACAATGATGCCAAAACACGATCTAGCCGTACACGACATAAAGATCATCTCATGGCCTTCTTCACATATGTCCATGGAACTCCCTAAAAGCCGAGATCATATAGGCCACACATCGACTACGTATTTGAAACCCGCATTCTGACTCCAACTCCACTCATTCACAGGAAGGGGTAACAGTCGCACGCCGCTGGACCTAGAGCGGGGACCTCAACTCTGGCTTGGGCTCTAGGGGCGGGGACAGACCGAGATGTGTTCGTCAGCCGGCGGCCAGGGAGGAGACG
It includes:
- the LOC127313186 gene encoding uncharacterized protein isoform X1, coding for MTPLCNCHCRECTLPKLKAKERTSSNGAAYSSSSCPKSAPSLLKMKPEDCRELAIGLSMCQSTDKDLMAHGCTSSPDPVYEKIPCGSRYWELNKPPEHVKGINPLAFFSPHPVWEGFAAPVEREGKTDSFYCVSCNKVLSGRADSAVKHMVVRNGCRITPESKQDLLRRIEAFNKRRNDLKRK
- the LOC127313186 gene encoding uncharacterized protein isoform X2, which translates into the protein MAVLPKGLGQETEPGHQQSRSPADEPSDAAGDVSPRPTSFEGALPTKSFAAAAYGVARRSSLPPPPDRKAIAAIPSPTPSWPSPEAKILCTNFAAAAAATSPGLGRCLPTPPSSPTIIHRPEQLGVRSALGTYIGQLKVHQAKKETCNHVQSEFRSRLPSDVKVYESGAPASMAENSKGSH